One genomic region from Anabaena sp. PCC 7108 encodes:
- a CDS encoding RNA polymerase sigma factor, producing MDERNLYLQSLIREACNHPPTSAQRSKAINRLLRYVENLKRTENRGNDIYEEALYKTMFNLSKTVCEKYDPHRGSFLTWFNICLRNQYRDELRAAKRDRRQSVWQNDQAELDPLDQVASPVDATLLLDTWESLVQWIKDDPDNLLKTCHIRNNPQVNCQLLAYLKLVSGKEEKDIATEFGLSRGAISSHWTRKCKSLMRQWLDKNQRLFGEDNYER from the coding sequence ATGGACGAGCGAAACCTCTACCTGCAATCACTCATTCGAGAGGCTTGCAACCACCCACCAACTAGCGCACAGCGTAGTAAAGCTATCAACCGTTTGCTGAGATATGTCGAGAATTTAAAGCGTACCGAGAATAGAGGAAATGATATTTACGAAGAAGCTCTATATAAAACTATGTTTAATTTGAGTAAGACAGTTTGCGAGAAATATGATCCTCATCGAGGTTCATTCTTGACTTGGTTTAATATATGCCTTCGTAATCAGTATAGAGATGAACTTCGGGCTGCTAAACGCGATCGCAGACAGTCTGTATGGCAAAATGATCAAGCTGAACTAGACCCTTTAGATCAAGTTGCTTCTCCGGTAGATGCTACATTGCTACTCGATACTTGGGAATCATTGGTTCAATGGATTAAAGACGATCCTGATAATCTTCTGAAGACTTGCCACATTAGAAATAACCCACAAGTCAACTGTCAATTGCTTGCATACTTAAAACTTGTTAGTGGTAAAGAAGAAAAAGACATTGCTACAGAATTTGGCTTATCACGCGGTGCAATTTCGTCTCATTGGACAAGAAAATGTAAATCCTTAATGCGACAGTGGTTAGACAAAAATCAGAGGCTGTTTGGAGAAGATAACTATGAACGATAA
- a CDS encoding four helix bundle protein: MSYREQFIWQRGVKLAINCYRLTEKFPKSELYGLTSQIRRSAVSVPSNIAEGYGRRTQNEYIQFLHIALGSLRELDTQLIISKEVGLASPELFTPVLEEVDRFQGILVSSIQKIKS, encoded by the coding sequence ATGAGTTACAGAGAACAATTTATTTGGCAGCGTGGTGTCAAGCTTGCCATTAACTGCTACCGACTTACCGAAAAATTCCCAAAATCTGAACTTTACGGATTAACTAGCCAGATTAGACGCTCGGCAGTTTCCGTGCCATCAAATATAGCTGAAGGTTATGGAAGACGGACGCAGAACGAATATATTCAATTTTTACACATTGCTTTAGGTTCGCTTCGAGAACTTGATACTCAATTGATTATTTCTAAGGAAGTCGGATTAGCATCGCCTGAACTATTTACTCCTGTTTTGGAAGAAGTCGATAGGTTTCAAGGAATTTTAGTATCAAGCATTCAAAAGATTAAGTCTTAA
- a CDS encoding ammonium transporter, which translates to MLKKFVMIGVLTGFLLAFPLLGSALAQGTATPPAPDTGDTAFMLISSALVMLMTPGLAFFYGGFVRSRNILNTLMMSFVLMAIVGVTWVLWGYSLSFAPGLPFIGGLQWLGLNGVGLETTGYLEGSAPAEVVSYAGTIPHQAYMIYQAMFAIITPALISGAIAERMSFRAYCLFVLLWSTFIYTPLAHMVWAKGGFLSLYGGLGALDFAGGTVVHISSGVSALVAAIVLGPRKNHPDRLSPPHNVPFILLGAGLLWFGWFGFNAGSALSAGSVATVAFVATNTSAAAGALMWLILEATLRGKPTAVGAATGAVAGLVGITPAAGFVTPLSAILIGLMTALVCFYAVSFKHKLNIDDALDTYPVHGVGGTLGAILTAFFATTEVNSGGKEGVLRGNFGELFVELGAIAIAYIIAAVGTWLILKFIDSTIGLRVKEETENQGLDINEHGEEGYNSEFGDRINLS; encoded by the coding sequence GTGCTGAAGAAATTTGTAATGATTGGGGTTTTGACCGGATTTTTGTTAGCATTCCCACTGCTGGGTAGTGCATTAGCCCAAGGAACAGCCACTCCCCCTGCTCCTGATACTGGAGACACAGCATTTATGCTGATTTCCTCAGCACTAGTAATGCTGATGACACCAGGCTTGGCTTTTTTTTATGGTGGGTTTGTGCGATCGCGCAATATCCTCAACACCTTAATGATGAGTTTTGTCTTGATGGCCATTGTCGGAGTCACCTGGGTTCTTTGGGGTTATAGCCTCTCCTTTGCCCCTGGTTTGCCCTTCATCGGTGGCTTACAGTGGTTAGGTTTAAACGGTGTTGGTTTAGAAACCACAGGTTATCTAGAAGGTTCAGCCCCTGCGGAAGTTGTTTCCTATGCCGGAACAATACCTCATCAAGCCTACATGATCTATCAAGCCATGTTTGCAATTATCACCCCAGCTTTAATTTCCGGGGCGATCGCTGAACGGATGAGTTTTCGAGCCTATTGCTTATTTGTGCTATTGTGGTCAACCTTTATCTACACACCCCTAGCGCACATGGTTTGGGCTAAAGGTGGATTCTTGAGTTTATATGGTGGATTAGGCGCTCTTGACTTTGCTGGTGGCACAGTCGTACATATTAGTTCTGGAGTTTCTGCACTCGTCGCCGCCATCGTCCTCGGACCTCGGAAAAACCACCCAGATCGTCTGAGTCCACCCCATAATGTCCCCTTTATTTTATTAGGTGCTGGCTTACTTTGGTTTGGCTGGTTTGGTTTTAATGCTGGTAGCGCCTTATCTGCAGGTAGTGTCGCCACAGTCGCCTTTGTCGCTACAAATACATCTGCCGCTGCTGGTGCGTTGATGTGGCTAATTTTAGAAGCCACTCTCAGAGGTAAACCCACCGCTGTTGGTGCAGCCACAGGTGCAGTAGCTGGTTTGGTAGGGATTACTCCAGCCGCAGGATTTGTCACACCCTTGTCAGCTATTTTGATTGGGCTTATGACCGCCCTTGTTTGCTTTTATGCGGTGAGTTTCAAGCACAAGCTTAATATTGATGATGCCTTAGATACCTATCCTGTACATGGTGTTGGGGGAACATTGGGGGCAATTTTAACCGCCTTTTTCGCCACCACTGAAGTCAACTCCGGTGGGAAAGAAGGTGTATTGCGTGGTAACTTCGGGGAATTATTCGTAGAACTAGGAGCGATCGCCATAGCCTATATCATCGCCGCTGTTGGCACATGGCTGATCCTCAAATTTATTGATTCTACAATCGGACTGCGTGTGAAGGAAGAAACA
- a CDS encoding CHASE2 domain-containing protein, whose protein sequence is MINGLLAKFRAFIIKDQGSPLTFSIHNYLWLILLSSAGVTALVWGMRELKWLQAGELSIYDQMLRSPSFSQKSRPEEPLDRRILLVTITQDDLIQEKWPLSDQTINKLLAKLESYHPSVIGLNIYLPNHNNLATHLQHQNNIITTCLLSNMGRSEVTPPSNFPMDNIGFDDVITDNSTDQILRRSLLFTDVTNTDNKCQTRFSFAALLAITYLQKQGIEYDFTENGEFKIGETLFPRLDPNAGSYQQTDAYGYQILLNYRHPNHLAQQVTLMQVLRGEVNPNWVKDRLVIIGTTASSLHSGFYTPYSALSDQSPRMPRVFIHAQIASQILSTVLDGRPLISYWPDWGEFLWIWACSLLGGALAWQWRHPLLLLVVEVVVLFGLLGIVAAFYLQAIWIPLLSPALALIISGFAVMGYITYRTQQENQAIILQVEKQQEAIAQLSLLFDQTTFIPSLGSQLNWLSEISTVNHGGFVLGGRYKISKILGAGGFGRTYLAEDTQRPGNPICVVKQLMPARNDTKFLQIARRLFNTEAEILEVLGKHRHIPELFAYFEDNQEFYLVQEYIAGHTLNAELPPEQGVKSEAFVIAMLKEILEILVFIHQRRVIHRDIKPTNIIRCTEDNRLVLIDFGAVKLIQPRQAEETELATVAIGTRGYSPPEQFAGHPRLCSDIYALGMIGIQAITGIPAQQLQPNPETGNIMWRSTVTVSTELATILDQMVCYHFSDRYQSATAVLQDLKSLVIRNS, encoded by the coding sequence GTGATTAATGGACTTTTAGCAAAATTCCGTGCATTTATCATCAAAGATCAGGGTTCTCCTTTGACTTTTAGTATCCACAATTACTTGTGGCTCATTCTTCTGAGTAGTGCGGGAGTGACTGCTTTAGTCTGGGGAATGCGTGAACTGAAATGGTTACAAGCTGGAGAGTTAAGTATTTATGACCAGATGTTGCGATCGCCTAGTTTCTCCCAAAAGTCCCGTCCTGAAGAACCACTTGATCGGCGAATTTTATTAGTCACAATTACTCAGGATGATCTGATCCAGGAGAAATGGCCATTATCAGATCAAACTATCAACAAATTATTAGCAAAACTAGAATCTTATCACCCCAGTGTTATTGGTTTAAATATTTACCTACCAAATCACAACAACTTAGCAACTCATCTACAACATCAAAATAACATTATCACTACTTGCTTGTTAAGCAATATGGGTAGATCAGAAGTTACACCACCTAGCAATTTTCCTATGGATAATATCGGCTTTGATGATGTAATTACTGATAATTCTACTGACCAAATCCTGCGCCGCAGTTTATTATTTACTGATGTTACAAATACAGATAATAAATGTCAAACGCGATTTTCTTTTGCTGCTTTATTAGCTATTACTTATTTGCAAAAACAAGGTATCGAATATGATTTTACTGAAAATGGAGAATTTAAAATAGGTGAAACTTTATTTCCCCGTCTAGATCCTAATGCGGGCAGTTATCAGCAAACAGATGCTTATGGTTATCAAATCCTGTTAAATTATCGGCATCCAAATCACCTCGCCCAACAAGTCACTTTGATGCAGGTTCTTAGAGGTGAAGTAAACCCTAATTGGGTTAAGGATCGTTTGGTCATTATCGGGACTACAGCCAGTTCTTTGCATTCTGGTTTTTATACACCCTATAGTGCTTTATCAGACCAATCTCCAAGAATGCCTCGTGTTTTTATTCATGCACAAATAGCAAGTCAAATTCTGAGTACAGTACTAGATGGACGACCTCTAATCTCCTATTGGCCTGACTGGGGTGAATTTTTGTGGATTTGGGCTTGTTCGTTGCTAGGTGGTGCTTTAGCATGGCAATGGCGACATCCTTTGCTGTTATTAGTAGTAGAAGTTGTTGTTTTATTTGGGTTGCTAGGAATTGTTGCTGCTTTTTATCTGCAAGCAATATGGATACCACTTTTGTCACCTGCTTTGGCTTTAATCATCAGTGGTTTTGCTGTTATGGGTTACATTACTTACCGAACTCAGCAAGAAAACCAAGCGATTATTCTGCAAGTGGAAAAACAACAAGAAGCGATCGCACAATTAAGTTTACTATTTGATCAAACAACATTTATTCCATCCCTAGGCTCTCAACTAAATTGGTTATCTGAAATCTCCACAGTTAATCATGGTGGGTTTGTTTTAGGTGGACGTTACAAAATTTCCAAAATCCTTGGTGCTGGTGGATTTGGTCGCACTTATTTAGCAGAAGATACACAACGACCTGGTAATCCTATCTGTGTAGTTAAACAGTTAATGCCAGCCCGTAATGATACAAAGTTTTTGCAAATTGCCCGGAGGTTATTTAATACTGAAGCGGAAATTTTAGAAGTTTTGGGCAAACATCGTCACATTCCTGAACTATTTGCTTACTTTGAAGATAATCAAGAATTTTACTTGGTGCAAGAATATATTGCCGGTCATACTTTAAATGCAGAATTACCACCAGAACAAGGGGTAAAGAGTGAAGCATTTGTGATTGCGATGCTCAAAGAAATTTTAGAAATTTTAGTATTTATACATCAACGCCGTGTCATTCATCGAGATATTAAACCAACTAATATTATTAGATGTACTGAAGATAATCGACTGGTATTAATAGATTTTGGGGCAGTAAAGTTGATTCAACCACGTCAAGCAGAGGAAACAGAATTAGCCACCGTAGCTATTGGGACAAGGGGTTATTCTCCTCCAGAACAGTTTGCGGGACATCCTCGTTTATGTAGTGATATTTATGCTTTGGGAATGATTGGGATTCAAGCTATTACTGGTATACCAGCGCAGCAACTTCAGCCAAATCCAGAAACTGGTAATATTATGTGGCGGTCAACAGTGACAGTCAGTACTGAATTAGCGACTATTTTAGATCAGATGGTTTGCTACCATTTTAGCGATCGCTATCAATCTGCTACGGCTGTTCTTCAAGATTTAAAATCATTAGTAATTCGTAATTCGTAA
- a CDS encoding DUF1822 family protein: MNDKLSVLRELAIPFPIPPSFRRQARVYASQYFTPAVQERVYLNTLAVFVADAYSRLLGFETNLGKPERWNVVNRLWSEANELELLGLGNLECCVIATGQESITIPSESLSDTNSICIGYLFVEIASSQTAATLIGFLSAVHPEITDVEVAITDLQSMDDLADYLAQAQTTQTNDLTREFTKRKITYLRNWLNNIYTADWQPSMRDLRGATCKKKLYLAGQLFNLQLSVSQSEDELMLVRVIVQGENAYLPGGMQVSVPDESEIYTETVNEAADLIYIPLELVSGEEFWVELRLGEDSIREYFIA, from the coding sequence ATGAACGATAAGTTAAGTGTGTTACGAGAACTGGCAATTCCCTTCCCAATTCCGCCATCGTTTCGCCGCCAAGCCAGAGTCTACGCATCACAGTATTTCACTCCCGCAGTCCAAGAAAGAGTCTATTTGAATACCTTAGCTGTATTCGTAGCTGATGCTTACTCGCGTCTGCTTGGTTTTGAGACTAATCTTGGCAAACCAGAAAGATGGAATGTGGTTAATCGTCTATGGAGCGAAGCTAACGAGCTAGAATTACTTGGATTGGGCAATTTGGAGTGTTGTGTAATTGCTACAGGACAAGAGAGTATTACTATCCCATCAGAAAGTTTGAGTGATACCAATAGTATCTGCATTGGCTATTTATTTGTAGAAATCGCTAGTTCACAAACAGCCGCAACGCTAATTGGTTTTTTGTCTGCTGTGCATCCCGAAATTACAGATGTAGAAGTGGCAATCACTGATTTACAGTCTATGGATGACCTAGCCGATTACTTGGCGCAAGCACAAACAACCCAAACGAATGACCTGACGCGAGAGTTTACAAAACGAAAAATTACTTACTTGAGAAACTGGTTAAATAACATTTATACAGCAGATTGGCAACCCTCAATGCGGGATCTGCGAGGTGCTACCTGCAAGAAAAAACTCTATTTGGCAGGGCAACTATTTAATCTGCAACTTTCTGTTTCTCAAAGTGAAGATGAATTGATGTTAGTAAGAGTGATTGTTCAAGGTGAAAATGCTTATTTGCCTGGAGGAATGCAGGTCAGTGTACCGGACGAATCTGAGATTTATACTGAGACAGTAAATGAGGCTGCTGACCTGATTTATATCCCTCTAGAATTAGTTTCTGGGGAAGAATTTTGGGTAGAGTTACGGTTAGGAGAAGACAGCATTAGAGAATATTTTATCGCTTGA